CAGCCCGCGCAGCTTCTCGTGGTTCGTGGCCTCGTTCGCGCCGTCCATCACCGGTTCGGTCTGGACGCCCTCGTCGTGGTTGCTCATGCCCCGGAGGCTACGCCGTGCCCTCGTGCGCGAGCGTGGCCCTGTGCGGAAGGCGCGCTGCCGTCAGCGGCGTCCGCGTCCGACCGACGCGACCTCCGCGACCGCGAGCAGCACCGCGAGCACGGCCTGACCGAGGGCGAACCGGCGGAACCGGGGGAGCAGGAGCAGCGGGAGCATCGTCGCGCCGTGCAGGACGTCCACGACCGCACCGGCGGTGTGGGCGACGGCCGTACCGACCCGTGCGGTGACCGCCGCCTGCCCGGTCTGTCGGACGGCGAGCACCCCGTGCAGGACCCGGTGCGGCGCACCGCGTCGTCCCGCGAGCACCAGGTGCGCGACGCCGACGCCTGCGCGCACGACCCCGACTCCCCGACCGTCCCGTGCCGACCGGCTCATCGACGACGTCCGGCCGCGAGGGCGACCGCCCCGGCGATCCCGAGCGCGGCACCGAGCAGGCCGTTGCCGAGCCGGCGGTGCTCCACCCACCAGGTCTGCGGCGACCGCGCGTGCGCGGAGTCGTCGAACACCCCGTGCGCGCCGTGGTCACCCGGGACCGGCTCGTACAGGTTGACCCCGATCTGCTTCCCGTCCTTCTGCGGCGCCTGCTGCCCCGAGAGGAGGGTCTTCGCCGCGTACCAGTCGGCGAAGCGCCCGCTGATCCGGTTGCCGAGGATCGTGTAGACCGTCGACTCGCCCACCCAGGTCCGTCGGCGGGGCCGCTCGGCGACCGTGGCGATCGCGCGGGCGCCGACCTCGGGCTGGTAGATCGGTGCGACCGGCTGCGCCAGGTGCGGCAGCGTCGACTGCACCCACTGGAACTGGATCGTGTTGAGCGCAGGCATGTCCACGCGGGACACCGCCACCTTGCTGCCCTGCTGCTCGAGCTCGGACACCACCGACTCGGTGAACCCGACGATCGCGTGCTTCGCCCCGCAGTAGGCGGCCTGCAGCGGGATGCCGCGGAAGCCCAGCGCCGAGCCGACCTGCACGACGTGTCCGCGGTCGCGGGGCACCATGCGACGCAGCGCTGCGCGGGTGCCGTTCACGAACCCGAGGTAGGTGACGTGCAGGGCGCGCTCGAAGTCCTCGGCCGCGGTGTCCAGGAACTTCCCGAACACCCCGACCATGACGCCGTTCACCCACAGGTCGATCGGCCCGAGCTCCTGCTCGACCCGGTCCGCGGCGTCCTCGACGGCCTGCCGGTCGGACACGTCGGCGACGAGCGCCAGGCCCCGACGACCGGCGGCCTCGACCTCGGCGACCGCGGCCTCGACCCCGTCGCGTCCACGGGCCAGGACGGCGACGTCCCACCCGCGTGCCGCGAGTTCCCGGACGGTCGCCCGTCCCGGTCCCGCCGATCCTCCGGTCACCACAGCCACACGCGTCATGCTCCCCTTGTACGCACCGCGCGACGGGGGACCACCCAGGGGCCGTACCCCGGTGGGGACCGGACCGGAGCGACTCTCCGTCCGCGCGGCGCCGGGCCGGGCGCTACTGCTCGTCCGTGCGCCGCGTGGCCGTCGCCAGGTGGGACCGCACGTGCAGCAGGGCGGGTTCCTCGTCGGGGGCCTGCGGGACCGCGCCGAGCGAGAACGACTCGACGACGCCGGGGCCGAAGAGCACGCAGACGCTCGACCCGCCGAACCGGAACCACCCGAGCTCGTCGCCCTTGCCGACGTGCGCGCCCTCCTCGACGCCCTCGCCGATCACGCACGAGGACACGTCGGACATCCCGACGAACACCACCGCGACGGTCCCGATCGCCGCGTCGTCCGCCTCGACGAGCACGATCGCCCGGGTCGCCACGTGCGCGAGGTACCCCTGCGACCGCTGCGGCTCCTCGGCGTCGGTGCCCTGCGAGTCGGCCTCGGAGTAGTAGGTGCCCGGCTCGACCCAGGCGCGCACGATCGTCCCCGCCACCGGGCTGTGCCAGCGGTGGTACTCGAGCGCGCTGAGGAACGCCTGCCACACGGTGCCGTCGACGAACAGGTCGACGGACTCGTCGCCGGCGAGCAGCTCCTCGACGGAGTACGGCTCGGCCTTGATCCAGAAGTCGTCACGGCGGTGGACACCGCTCGCGATCCGGTACGGCGTCGCCTCGCACGGGCTGACCACGACGGCGTCGTCGTCCGGTGCCGCGACGGGACGTGCACCCTCCTTGAACTCCCGCGTGAAGAACGCGTTCCACGACGGGAAGCCCCAGTGCTCGGCGTCGGGGTCGTGCACGAACTGGTCCATGCCGAGGGCCCGCCGTGCGGAGTCGTTCAACCACCCCGAGGGCTCGTCGACCAGGACGAGGAGCGAGTTCTCGCTGTCCAGGAACGTGCACCAGCCCTGCAGGATGCCGCGGATCGCCGCGTTGACCCGCGGGTCCCGGTAGAAGGCGAAGCCGGCCGGCGTGGCCTTCGTCCAGTCGAGCACGCCGTCGAGGGGCGTCATCACCATCTGCTCGTCGCTGTACTCCGGCGCCGTCGTCACGACGTCGTCGACGAGCATGAGCAACTCGTCGAAGCTGCGCAGGTGCCGTTCCCGGTACGCGCGGCCCTGCGGCACCTGCGCGATCATCTCGGACGCCTGCATGCGCAGCAGCGGGTCGCCCTCGACCAGGTCCCGCAGCGCGGCGACGGCCGGGTGCAGGACCCGGTCGGGGTCGCGTTCGTCCAGCCGCTCGCGGCGGCCGCGGAGCCACCCCTCGAGCCCGGACTGGTCCTGCGGGAGCCACCCCGCCCGGCGTCGGACGTCCTGCTGGTGCGCGCTGTCGTTCACCGGTCGGACGCTACTCATGCCCACCGGGCGGCCCGCTCAGCGCGCGGCACCCCGCTGCGCGGTCCGCTCGGTGCGGCGCGGCCCGTCAGCGGCCCCGGCCGAACCGGGTCGTCACGCCGGGGGAGTACAGCACCGAGTCCGGCTCGAGCCCGGTGAGCCCGAACGGCAGCCCCGCCGCGGCGACCAGGTCGTCCCGGAGCGTCCGGAGCGTCGCCCGGTGCAGCGGCCACGGCTCGTGCTCGTTCGGCCAGTACCGGGTCGCCCCCGCCCGACGCACGTGCATGCCCCAGCGCGCCGTCAGGAAGGTCTCGAGGGCGGTCGGCTCCGCCACGGCATCGCCGACCTCGACCTCGAACAGCGACCGCAGGTGCGTCCCGTGCCGCCGCATCGCGTAGCCGACGCGTCCGCCACCGGTCCGCACCTCGGCGCGCGCCCACCAGTACGGCAGCGCCGTCGCGACGCGCGCGCCGACCGTCGGCAGGAGCTTCCCCGCGTCGAGCGACAGGAACGCGACCCCGCGTCGGCCCTGGTCGTCGCGCGTGTAGACGCGGACGTTCACCTCGACGAAGTCACCGACGCTGCCGGCCCGCCCGAGCGGTCCGAGCGGCGGGAAGCGGGTGTCGGTGAACCGGAAGCCGATCAGACCCACCCACGTGGTCGTGCCGTCGTCGGTGCCGTCGAGCGCCATCGTGTCCGGCCGCGCACCCGCCGGCAGCAGCGGTGCGACCGCCGACACGTCGACCCGCCAGTGCACGAACACGACGTCGAGCCAGTCCTGCGAGATCCACGGTCGCCCCCGCAGGGCCGGTGCGACCGAGGCGACGGCCTGGAGGCCCGGCTCCGCCCCGGCGGACCGGCCGGCGGTCACGAGTCGCTCCCGTCCACGGCGGTGGTCGCCACGGGCACGTCGTCCCACCCCTGCTGCGGGGTGTCGCAGGTCCCGCGGAACACGTACTGCGAGGCGCGCTTCCGTTCGCTCGACGTCCAGTCGATGGCGGGGCGGCGGCGTTCAGGAGGCAGGTACCCGATCCGGTAGACGGCCATCAGCTCGAGCGAGTCCGGCACGTGCAGGAGCCCCTCGATCTCCGCCCAGGCGCCGGGGGTCTCCATCGGGAACGACACGAACTGGATCCCGAGGCCGAGCTCCGTCGTCGCGAGCCAGACGTTCTCCATCGCCGCGCCCATGCTGAACACCGAGTAGAAGCCGGACAGCTCCTCCTTCCGGTACTCGTGCCGGTCGAGCAGCACGCCCAGCAGCAGCGGTGAGCCCGCGACGAGCCGGCGGTTCTCCTCACCCAGGGTGTGCGGCACCCGCAGCGTGTTCATGAGCAACTGGCCGCGCTTCGTGAACACCTGCTTCGTGAAGGGCTTCAGCGGTCCGGGGAGCTTGTCGAAGAGCATGCCGTCGCGGCGCTCGTCCATCTCGGCCTGCGAGAACCGGAAGTACGGCCGGTACCGCTCGAAGAACGTCCCCTCGGCCATCGTGCGGGTCATCGAGCGGCCGCTGATCTCGGCGATGCGCTCGATCGTCGGGCGCTCCTCGACCAGGACGAACCGCCACGGCTGACTGTTCAGCTGCGAGGGGGCCCGTCCGGCGAGCTCCATGAGCAGCCGCTGGTGCTCCTCGGACACCGGGTCGGGCAGGAACGCCCCGTTCGTCGTGCGCCGGCGGCGGATCGCCTCGAACAGCTCCACGGATCACCCTCCTGGTCGCCCGCGTGCGAGCAGCGCCCCCAGGTAGGACGGTGCCGCGGCGACCGCGACTCTCCAGTGTGCTCGCGAGCGCGGGTTCGTGCGCGGGGCGACGGCGAGCGGGACGAGTGCCGAGAGCAGGAACAGCGCCGAGCGGTCCCGGGTCCACACCGGGGTCGTCGCGGCGACGCCGGTCAGGGTCGCCGTGACGACGAACAGGCCGTGGTGGACGACGCGGAGCTTCTTCGTCCGGATGACGCGGACGGCGACCGCCGTGCCCCACAGGCAGTTGGCGAGGTAGGCGACCGACGCAGCGGTGACCAGGTGGCGGGCCGCCGGTGACGTGCCGGACGCAGCCCCGTGCCTCCCGGCCGTCGTCCCGCGTCCCACGGACGCGACCCTACGCGGACTCGCGGCTGACGAGCTTCGAGAGGACGATCGCACTGCGGGTGTGGTCGACCTGCGGTGCGAGGCGGACGCGGTCGAGCGCCAGCTCGAGGGCCGACAGGTCCCGCGACCGCATGTGCACCACGGCGTCGGCGCTGCCCGTGACGGTCCCGGCGTCGACGACCTCGGGCACGGTGTCGAGCAGCGTGCGGAGCTCGTCGGGGGAGACCGTGCCGCGGCAGTAGAGCTCGACCCAGGCCTCGGTCCCGCGGTCCTCCACCGCGGGGTCGACCTTGATCGTGAAGCCCTGGATCACCCCGTCCGCGACGAGCCGGTCCACCCGGCGCTTCACGGCGGAGGCCGAGAGTCCGACCACCGACCCGATGTCGCCGTACCCGGCGCGGGCGTTCTCCCGGAGCTGGTCCAGGATGCGGTGGTCGAGCGTATCCATGTTCGTCAATCGTACGCGCGGTTCTTGCGAGTCCGGTGGGTCCGACGCAGGAATCGTGCGTCACCCGAACGGGTGCCAGGGCGTGATCGAACCGTTGCTGCACCGATCGGACGGTTCGTGCAAGGATCGAGCCGGCGTCGACCTGGTCCGCTGCGGTGAGTGAGCCTGCGTCTCGCCGGAGTGCTTCACCCGTGGTGGTTCCTGGCAGGCTCGGGCCCCGGTCCCAGGAGGACTGATGTCGAACACCGCAACCGAACCGCAGGCAGCACCGGCCCGTGTCGCCACGAAGCGCACGATCCTGATGTGCAAGCCGACGCACTACACGGTCAGCTACCGGATCAACCCGTGGATGCACCCGGAGGAGCCGACCGACACGTCGAAGGCCGTCGAGCAGTGGCAGTCCCTCGTCGACGTCTACGAGCAGCTCGGCTTCGACATCTCGTACATCGAGCCGATCGAGGGCCTGCCGGACATGGTCTACGCGGCGAACGGCGGCTTCGTGCTCGACGGTGTCGCGTACGGCGCGAAGTTCCAGTACCCCGAGCGCCAGCCCGAGGGCCCCGCGTACATGGACTGGTTCCGCGACGCCGGCCTGCGCGTCGCCGAGCCCGTCGAGACGAACGAAGGCGAGGGGGACTTCCTGCTCATCGACGACGTCATCCTCGCCGGCACGGGCTTCCGTTCGGACAGCAGCTCGCACGAGGAGATCGCGAAGGTCTCCGGCCGACAGGTCATCACGCTGAAGCTCGTGAACCCGAACTTCTACCACCTGGACACCGCGATCGCGATCCTCGACCCGGTGCCGGATGCCTCCGGCCGCTCGAACATCGCGTACCTGGAGAGCGCGTTCGACGAGCCCTCGCTGGCGATCCTGCGCGAGCGCTTCCCCGACGCGATCATCGCGACCGAGGAGGACGCGGCGATCCTCGGCCTGAACTCGTACTCGGACGGCTACAACGTCGTGATCGCGTCGCGCGCCACGACCTTCGCCGAGCAGCTCCGCGAGAAGGGCTACAACCCGATCGGCGTCGACCTGTCCGAGCTCCTGCTCGGG
The Curtobacterium citreum genome window above contains:
- a CDS encoding SDR family oxidoreductase, with translation MTRVAVVTGGSAGPGRATVRELAARGWDVAVLARGRDGVEAAVAEVEAAGRRGLALVADVSDRQAVEDAADRVEQELGPIDLWVNGVMVGVFGKFLDTAAEDFERALHVTYLGFVNGTRAALRRMVPRDRGHVVQVGSALGFRGIPLQAAYCGAKHAIVGFTESVVSELEQQGSKVAVSRVDMPALNTIQFQWVQSTLPHLAQPVAPIYQPEVGARAIATVAERPRRRTWVGESTVYTILGNRISGRFADWYAAKTLLSGQQAPQKDGKQIGVNLYEPVPGDHGAHGVFDDSAHARSPQTWWVEHRRLGNGLLGAALGIAGAVALAAGRRR
- a CDS encoding phosphatidylserine decarboxylase family protein — encoded protein: MNDSAHQQDVRRRAGWLPQDQSGLEGWLRGRRERLDERDPDRVLHPAVAALRDLVEGDPLLRMQASEMIAQVPQGRAYRERHLRSFDELLMLVDDVVTTAPEYSDEQMVMTPLDGVLDWTKATPAGFAFYRDPRVNAAIRGILQGWCTFLDSENSLLVLVDEPSGWLNDSARRALGMDQFVHDPDAEHWGFPSWNAFFTREFKEGARPVAAPDDDAVVVSPCEATPYRIASGVHRRDDFWIKAEPYSVEELLAGDESVDLFVDGTVWQAFLSALEYHRWHSPVAGTIVRAWVEPGTYYSEADSQGTDAEEPQRSQGYLAHVATRAIVLVEADDAAIGTVAVVFVGMSDVSSCVIGEGVEEGAHVGKGDELGWFRFGGSSVCVLFGPGVVESFSLGAVPQAPDEEPALLHVRSHLATATRRTDEQ
- a CDS encoding YqjF family protein, whose translation is MTAGRSAGAEPGLQAVASVAPALRGRPWISQDWLDVVFVHWRVDVSAVAPLLPAGARPDTMALDGTDDGTTTWVGLIGFRFTDTRFPPLGPLGRAGSVGDFVEVNVRVYTRDDQGRRGVAFLSLDAGKLLPTVGARVATALPYWWARAEVRTGGGRVGYAMRRHGTHLRSLFEVEVGDAVAEPTALETFLTARWGMHVRRAGATRYWPNEHEPWPLHRATLRTLRDDLVAAAGLPFGLTGLEPDSVLYSPGVTTRFGRGR
- a CDS encoding nitroreductase family protein is translated as MELFEAIRRRRTTNGAFLPDPVSEEHQRLLMELAGRAPSQLNSQPWRFVLVEERPTIERIAEISGRSMTRTMAEGTFFERYRPYFRFSQAEMDERRDGMLFDKLPGPLKPFTKQVFTKRGQLLMNTLRVPHTLGEENRRLVAGSPLLLGVLLDRHEYRKEELSGFYSVFSMGAAMENVWLATTELGLGIQFVSFPMETPGAWAEIEGLLHVPDSLELMAVYRIGYLPPERRRPAIDWTSSERKRASQYVFRGTCDTPQQGWDDVPVATTAVDGSDS
- a CDS encoding Lrp/AsnC family transcriptional regulator produces the protein MDTLDHRILDQLRENARAGYGDIGSVVGLSASAVKRRVDRLVADGVIQGFTIKVDPAVEDRGTEAWVELYCRGTVSPDELRTLLDTVPEVVDAGTVTGSADAVVHMRSRDLSALELALDRVRLAPQVDHTRSAIVLSKLVSRESA
- the ddaH gene encoding dimethylargininase, yielding MSNTATEPQAAPARVATKRTILMCKPTHYTVSYRINPWMHPEEPTDTSKAVEQWQSLVDVYEQLGFDISYIEPIEGLPDMVYAANGGFVLDGVAYGAKFQYPERQPEGPAYMDWFRDAGLRVAEPVETNEGEGDFLLIDDVILAGTGFRSDSSSHEEIAKVSGRQVITLKLVNPNFYHLDTAIAILDPVPDASGRSNIAYLESAFDEPSLAILRERFPDAIIATEEDAAILGLNSYSDGYNVVIASRATTFAEQLREKGYNPIGVDLSELLLGGGGVKCCTLDLHPVGTDTSVARS